The Candidatus Omnitrophota bacterium genome segment GCCATGTTGAGGCAATTTAATAATTTTTTGCTCGAAGAGCTTTCGAGAAATAAAAATGTCGTTCTGATAATAGATGAAGCGCAAAATCTTAAAAACTCCGTTCTTGAAGAGTTGAGGATACTTTCGAATCTTGAGACAGAAAAAGAAAAACTTTTTCAGATGATCCTTGTCGGCCAGCCTCAATTAAGAGATAAGATCAACTCCCCCGGCCTGGAGCAGTTAAGGCAGAGGATCAGCGTAAGGTTCCATATCACGCCTCTGGAAAGCAACGAAGTCGTAGAATACATATGCCACCGTCTTAAGGTTGCGGGTTCAAGGGGTGATATAAATTTTTCCGATGCGGCACTGGAAGGTATTTATAGGTATTCCAAAGGGATACCGAGGATAATAAACAAAGTGTGTGACAAGGCGCTCCTTTGCGCCTATGTCGTCGAAACAAAACATATAGATCTTTCAATAATTGAAAGGTGCATACAAGAGATAGAAGGGGTGGTGGCTGTAGCATGAGCATAATACAGGAAGCTTTAAAAAAAGCCCAGGGTGATTTTTCCGAAAAAAAGATACCTGAAGTGACCGAATCGGTTAAGTGCGCGGACTCGGTTAAGGAAGCCGCGCTGCCGGCGCCTGAAATTCAAATTCCGCATGACATAAAAAATATAACGTC includes the following:
- a CDS encoding XrtA-associated ATPase gives rise to the protein MYREFFGLKEKPFNVTSDPNFLFLSRVHKEAFSHLLYGIKERKGFLEITGEIGAGKTTLCRALLNHLDANTKSAFIFNSTLPDMQLFQTILEDFGLSVERKTKAAMLRQFNNFLLEELSRNKNVVLIIDEAQNLKNSVLEELRILSNLETEKEKLFQMILVGQPQLRDKINSPGLEQLRQRISVRFHITPLESNEVVEYICHRLKVAGSRGDINFSDAALEGIYRYSKGIPRIINKVCDKALLCAYVVETKHIDLSIIERCIQEIEGVVAVA